cgtatatcgataatatcaatataattcaGTTCTCATAtgtactaaatattaatatttatttcagctcagtcgtttgaaatttcctgAAATGAGAAATGGTATTCTATCCACAAGATGTCATTGTGTACATAGAGATGGTCTTCAAGATTCCTGTCCACTGAGTCAATGTCAAAAAGAACCCGAATGCCTTGATAAACCATGGCCTAGTTGCTTACCagcaaaatatttacaatctcGACATCCAGAACAGTATCCACCATCCAAAAACTGATACTGTCAATACCCTAAAGCTTATGTAActtatgtgtatataatacaaatataataaaaatagtaatatataataattgagTAAAATAAcccatttattatttaaatatattttattactatatttattgatGCTTTTAAACATACATTATTCATATGCATAAAAAGTATGCAAATATTGGAGAAcacgtataaaatttttagatacatttgtgataattgataatcgacagaaatatataaactatacATAGTAAAATAGACTCGTAACAGAATGACGAaaggaaaatgtatatttggCACataagaaatagaatataataatggataatattgataaatattttggtTAACATGGTAATGGACACAGCGGTAGACATGGTGATGGACACATTGATAGACACATTGGTGGACAAGGTGAGGAACAGCATGGTGGACATGGCGGAGGACATGGCGGGGGACATGGTGGTGGACATGACGGTAAACATAGTGATACACGCGGTGAGCATGGTAATGGACATGGTTGACATGGTGGACATGGTAGACATGGCGAGCATGGCGGACACAATGATGGACATGGTGGACACTGTGGGGGGCAGCATGGTGAACATGATGATGGGCATGGTGGTGGACATGGTGGTGGACATGGTGGTGGGCATGGTGGTAGGCATGGTGGTGGACATGGTGGTGGGCATAGTGGTGGACATGGTGGTGGGCATAGTGGTGGACATGGTGGTGGGCATAGTGGTGGGCATGGTAGTGGGCATGGTGGTGGGCATGGTGGTNNNNNNNNNNNNNNNNNNNNNNNNNNGTGGTGGACATGGTGGTGGACATGGTGGTGGGCATGGTGGTGGGCATGGTGGTGGACATGGAGGTGAGCATGGTACACAAATGTTGAAAGAAGTACAAGGTGGTACACAAGGAGTAATACTGCATGGTTGACAAGGTTGACAGGGTTGACAGGGTTGACAGGGTTGACAGGGTTGACAGGGTTGACAGGGTTGACAGGGTTGACAGGGTGGTAGTTCGATACATACAGGCTTACACTTCGTATTGCTTGAACATATTGCCTTTACATTTGTACAGCAAGATTTTTCTGTACCATTGCAGCATACCAATCTACAATATGCAGCCAGAGCAGCTTCCCTTGCTTGATCAGcacaataaaatttccttaGTGCAACTTCCATATCTCCCAATTCTGTTAATTTCAATAACGCGTTGCGCCCTGGCATACAAACGGGATATAACTTTGTCATACATTCTGGTCTACCCATACAATCCCACACCATACATCTATCTTGTAAACCATTCCTTTTGATACATTCacatctatatataatacCTGCTCGAAAATCAAAACTTTTACATTGTTTAACTGGAatctgaaatttaataattaaaatttagctccatatataaattgatgtattaaaaaatataaaatgatagaagatattttttctcaaattttgttaaaattatttttagtattattcTGTTTTGTAACAATACACTTTCTGTACTGGTACTAAAATATTAGCCAATGAagattttaatctttattttagaataaagagaaaacCATATTCAAGAAagtatcttcaaattttaatgaaacttagTATATGTACTGTACATGTGTATTCgttgtatatgtatgtatgtgcacatatactgtatatatattattggtTTCTATCAGCAAAACTGACTCAATCGATTcttttgttagaaataaaaaaaatttatattgtaaaaaatttcttacgttTCCTTTAACCATGATAACTgcatatgtttattttttgtatccCTTACTTTTTATGACAATAAATGATTTATACATAAGCTGTGATTATTGACTCAGGTTTTTTCCCTACTGTACATTACGCATTTTTAAATCCATTCGTACTTACACAATCAGAAATAGGTGCACAAGGTGAAGAACAAATAACAGGAGGTGGACAAGGTGGCTCATCCCATTCACATGCTTTTCTATaatgaacaaattataattttattcatgtTCGTAATTtagtttcaacattttcttactttctttcCATAGAACTAATCAAACATTTTAGTTGCGCTAATAATTCTCGTCTTCTATCACAATTAGGATTTTTTCCGTCACAAGGCATTTCTAATGGTAATTATgttcaaataattgaaaacaaaaattttgattttatccaagttttataaaaattgaagaatatgaattttgttacatattcattatatttttagcatATTTCCActctatttaatttatttttcgttttataacactggaatgatttatttaaaaaaaacgaCTACATCGTCTGAATATATCTTCAACacataataaatgaataatatctTCGCATAAACTTCAATTGTCAGCTATTTCGTATAAATggtattatcaaaatttcatgtatatgacatcataaaaaataatatacaacaaaaaagcaataaaaaaggaaaacaatgTCTTGTGGAGGAAGTCCATTATCATGTTGCACACCATCTTGCTATCCGCCTCCTGCATCCTGTATCCAGTACCAGTTACCCTCTTGTCCGTCGTGTGTACCTTACCCATGTGTTCCACCAATTTGTGTAGCATGCCCACCACcatgtaaaattacaatatgtaCGCCACCAGTGCCGTGCGGACCTTGTCCACCGAAATGTATTCCATACTGTCCACCTGCATGTGCTGCACGATGTTTAACTAGAGTTACAGCACGATGTCTTAATTGAATTGTTTCAATgttagaagaataaaaatttatgttgtTTTTGTCCGTCCGGCACAAATTAGGAACGATTACTATGCTAATTTGgatatcaataataaatatattttatactttggTTAGCAGCAGAACcttagatatatatgtatatatttatatattacatatgacacgatataattatgtaaatgaaatatataaccGTTTATACATGTTAAAAAAACAAGGCataagagaattttattacacagATTTTGCAAGGTTACTATACCTCCAGCATGTGCTTCAAAACCAAAGATATATATCCCCAAAAGACCTTGTCGCAGACCTGGTTGTTTTCATAAACCAAAACCAAGATGCTGTCTGTACCTGTATTGGCGTCTTCCGTGTAAAGCTGACTGTTTTGAAGTGTAAAACCGTGTAAAAACTGACagataatgtaatgtaatgtaatgtaaatttgtttattttatattatcaacaATAATgccaaatataatattgtagtacaatcttataataattttgaaaagcaTCATCATATCACAACACTTGATACTAATCATTAATGCTGATCactgcaaaatattatttattgtttattacaaTTACAGTGTCCTAAAATTAGTGTAACAACATAAATTACTTAGATCTTGAGAAacacaatgaaataatataataaacattatatatatacttaatctaaagaaataaatttgaacgtattactatccattttcaataaaatgccgttttcgtttaatttcccAATAAATTCAGAGAAGTCACTcatcaaaattttcttatccGACACGATTTCACGCAAtcttttcatagaaaatatctTACTATTGTTAGAAACTGCTTCTTTtcttaatatctttataaattctttaatctttaaacaaaaaatgcaTATTAGTACCTCACAGTCTCCCATTATTGTAAATCTATATTAACTTACTTACTTTTCGAttagttatattttttgtacttaAGGATTggcaatttgtaattttgtcaTCAAACGTatgttgtaaaatttctatcacATCCAAAGCATCTGTTTCTATTGCCTCTGTACGTAATTCCAATTTTGCTCTAGCCTAcgtaggaattttaattttcgtttcatgagaaaaaagatatttcaattcaaaatctatacatatgtatatgcatagattaaaaattcaaaataacaaACACAAAAATAATGGAACCTCTGTTAATCGTATCATAGCTTCTAATTGTCTATTACAGACAGATAAACCACCAACTTTATTATTCTGATCTCGAAGctctaaataataattttgtaatatgttaGCTGCTTCTTTAGTTAACTTTGGTTTAACATATTGCCGTGCATACGCAATATATTTTCTGAGAATTGACTGTGGAATGATATTCGTATTTTCTGCTATAGGAACTTTCAGTCTATctctaaacatttttttataaaaaataaatatatgtttatatatgttaaacaattattatgtctaatatgttttaattaccTTAATGAAAGTTTAGTTGTatgtgatatatttatatgttgaGATGTACTACTTTGCACACTATTAGTTGTGTTGAAATCACCATGAATTGACATAACATGATTACATAATAAATCATCTATATGCTATTgcaaacagaaaatataaCCTTAATTAGAAGTATTCACTTGTGTATGTataactattaaatattaagtatgCACCTTATTCGGTTCAtctaataatgaaaatattaggTCAAAACGTGACAAGAGAGGAACACTCATTTTTAAGTTTTGCAGTACTGTTTTAGTTCTATTAAATCGACCACCAATTGGATTAGCAGCTGCAAGAATTGATGCTCTAGCAGGAAGAGAACATATTATTCCTGATTTAGCAATGCTTACGCTTTGTTGTTCCATAGCTTCTAATAAAACctataatttaaacaatttgctTTTCAATATAAAGTGATAAACCATAACCAACTATTCATTATACGAATATGATATTAAGAATGCtaagtttttattaatttgatatttaatagcTTTATAGCAAAACAGCTCTAAATAGTTCTAACAGCTTTACCGAATGTTGTTTATGCATTTTGTCAAATTCATCAATACAACAACAGCCTCTATCTGTTAAAACTAATGCTCCTggttctaaattaaatttattatttttattttcttttgttagcGTTATTGTCAAACCAGAAGATGTACTTGAATTTCCACACACATATACACCTATAAAAATCATTGTTACAAATTCTTCGataatatacagggtgtctcgcCTGATATTGGCATCTTGATTTACATCACTTTTATTACCCGtagcgaaaaatatttcaggtAAAAGTTGAATGGCTttatatattctgatattattaattgttataaagaGTGTCGAACTGCACggattaatgtattaaaaaatatacgattccattaaaaaaaaaaagttgacCTTCACATAATCTTTACGTGCTCATCTacaggaaaattaataacatcgGAATATAAAGCCATTCAACTTTTATAATAGTAACTTCTAAAATAGCGATGTAAACCAAAAGATCAATATCTGCTCAGACATCCtctatacaattatataataaaattcttattcgTTTTGTTGTACCTTTGACAGAAATTCGCTCGCAGGCTTGTAACATTTGCGATTTTCCAAGACCAGGATCACCAACTACTAATAcatgaatattttctcgtGATTCTGAGTTTTCTACATTTCCACCAAATAAGCTCAACATCAGTCCGGCCTTGACAATTTCATGACCATATATACTTGGACATAAGGAATGTACCAACAGCGGAAAAATATTTGGTGTGTTATATACCTCCTAtcagaattaataaaacataaatactTCACAGGATAgattacttaaattataacatatattttcaattcatatacctttattgctaaataatCCTTTATTGACATTTCAttgtttatgatatttttatcctGAAGtctttgtttattattaattatcgtaatagCTTCCATgtacaaagaaaatgaaattttatttcgagacTTTGCATTATTATTACCCTATGTAACCCAGTATGTCAGATCATAACATtgtaatatgaataaaaaaacatagaTTATAtgcttttaataatatataggcGAATTATCTAAAGCTAACGATGCAAAAATATGCTtaaagacaaaaatatttagttaaaatgagaacattataaaatagaaaagttagTTTCtcaaaagaattatttgaatgtgaaacaatttctttatataaatgcCTTAACTTGCTAGAAAATcgattacaaatataaattaaacactTAATTGCAAACATTGAAACTCTTGTAATCTACCATATATCTAAGTACACTTTACCTTTATAATTCCTGTTAAAGTAATATCATCTCCAGGCATACAAGTATTGACTAAGTCATCCATTAATTCGATATCAATCATTCTAGGCATACTTCCTTTACTGTTCTATACGAAAAaagatatgtacatatataaaacacgCCAGCAATATTAATGAGTTATAAGTTAATTCATTTTCGACAGTTTTTAAATctataagtaaaattatttattcttttgtcGCAATATTATTCACACTATCTATATGAAAGAGTAATGCTATGAAGAatcaattcttttatattatttatgtttactattttaaaaaatataattttaaaaaatttcatttgagtaagagtataaatttaattgttcgaaacaatttattcaaaaattaatgaGTAGTTTTGTACatagtatataacataataaatttattaaaatgaattgtAACTCTGAGCTTCATTTATATAAGCATACGCGCACGTACTCgcacaaaataaaaatgatcttttttatttgtaatagaaatacaaaCCTGATCGTTATTGgaaatttcttgtattttaattgtttgaaatgaGATACTTTTCACCAATGATGAATCTAATATCACACGAAATTTAGATATGCCACATGTATTACATATTCTTGGAACTGTATAAACTCCTAATGGCTGTTTCActattttctgtaaattacatttacgACAAGCGAACATAATCCATTGCGCAAGATGTTTTATGTGGCCTACTCTTATTACACAGCCTCTAATTGATACTAATCTCCCtgttaagaaaattaaatatacaaaaacagTATTAGGTtagaattaaacaaaattatgatCTTTATTACTcaagaaattatatacataccgTAAGAATTTGCTTTCAAATCTTGCAAACACATAATCggttgataatttaatatttttattctaacaGTAGAAAGTGTACTTATAATATTTGCAGAGCTTAGATTTTCTCGTGgtactgtatttaaaatttgctaAAAATACAGAACTTAATATTTCGTGaataaatatactaattataaaaaatattataagtgTACCTGATGTACAGccaatttaaaagaatttaagatATGCAATggattttcatatatatctttcttaaaATCAGACCATTCatccataaaaattttatcattgtaTAATTCACATAtgtcaataataaaaattatgccattttctaaattttccaacgaaagtAATGTTGACAATCGTTGATgtctatttataaatctttctgctatttgtatttttttaacagtatcagaatcatttttataaactaaaagacaaattatttttccaacatTATTACTTatctatgaattatttttatataactattgtatttcaatttgccATTAAcccaatttaataaaaaatataaaaaatgtttctaccTTCATCAGAAAAAAATAGCTTCCATCCATAATATGGAATATTGAAATCTACGTAAGTATTAtctacgtttaataaattatatgtttcaATAGGGTCCAAAcgttgatatttcttttcatcatTTTGATTGTCATTGtaatctataaattattaattatatagatataacataaataagtctatatgtatatcaaaattaaaattccaacaaataaaagtttgattattatgCCATTAGAATCTAACGTTTAATGCTTAAATACACTGCTTAAAGCAATTAGAGGATTGCTATTATGAACGATTTTATTGCATCAATCAAttgaataaaagtaaaaaaatccTATGGtcttaatatattaacatattattcatcattattgtaataaaaactGACTTTAAGACAATCGTTAAAAGGATttacaaatatgaaaatgaaaaacgtcaaaaatcaaaataaaatcattccATACACTAAATTTGACAAAGCGaaagtaaaagtattttttaaattaatcattttcaaatataaatacttcaaTATGTAAGCGATTTCGAATGATTGATGTATGTGTTAGTGGCAAcacattttttaacgatattatgGCAAATAGCCCACCGCTATTTAGGAGAAGGAATCAGTAACGGCCTTGGCAGGATGCTCGACTGAATGTTTGGGAAATCGATCGCTAAGTCGTTGAACTATGAGATGTCGATAATATGACTATTTAGTTAGATGAAGAGTACGATAGTTTACTGATGGCAAATGACCCGACCGTGACGTCATATTGCCACAGAATAAAGACTATGTCTAAGGTTCTAAAAGATCTGGCCACAGAATAGGGAAGACAGTAATGCTTTTCGGTAAGCGAACCTATCCTgacaaatttctaatatacACGAAAGAAGACATGTTTGGTGTTTGTACAGATAGAACTCAACCTCTCCGATTTTGATGACTCTTTTTAATATGTGGTTGGAGGCGTGAtcttgaacaactttttcctacaCATGTTAGTGGCGAACGGCCTTGTTCCGTTTGCGAGAGCAGGCGAAGACTGCATCGTCGTCTAAGAAAAGACCTTCACAGAAGTGTGGTTCGGGAAAACTCCTTGAGGAACTGCTACAGATTTATATTGTGCCtgtataatacatacacatatgtattAGATACAGAATTGCGCATTTATtgattgttctttttttgttattcatcattcgataaaattttaattgctaaTCATTACAAGTTTATAAACTGACAACTGACAAGCAGAAACAATAGCGTGATCATCAACCGATAGCTGAGGCATAGACTTGCATAGACTGCCTAGTCCATGCGTGTAGAAAGGAAAAGGCTCCCTGGTGGGTCACTGAGGTCTCCGAAAAATCGCTTACGCGACAACTAAACTTTGTTTTAGTAGAAatgattttagaaaattgatttttcaaatgGCTCAGCTAATTTAACTTGTCAATGAAAACAGATATTCTCTATAAATGCATTAAAGCAAATGTCCTTGTATTGACTTAACTTGCTAGTCAAGATATCCAGCTGAACACCGCTCCCGGCCaattgtatattgtaaaacTGACGACATGGGTTTTGGAACAGATACATACAAAGAGTCTATTTACGAGATATTTGCGAAAAACTGCTACTACTACAGTAGAGAATTCTACATAGAATTGAGCGTCTGTGACAGCGTATGCGTCTATATTAGCTACCAACGAACGGATAAAATGACCTGGTCTCGAaagcttttatttatatatacagagGGTGGAATGTGCTTGAATATTGGAGATGAAAGTTCGTACGTAACATGGATATGCAAGGTTATaagaaatatcttataactcaattaaaaatgaatatcatcAATGTTTTTTTCAATCGCTTCCGTAAGATGATAACAATTATTCTATTTCGTAagataatatcaattattcatttacctattatttttataattaatttgttattatttcacgTAAGCCCCGCTGTATTGAAAATTCTCACAATAATACACTTAAACTAATAACTAcagtatttttctaataagTATGTTACAAATCATAACACTGTGATACAATACAcatattctaatttataataatagttattttaatttcaacgtgataataataaaataatatatataatataatattaatataaatataataataaaataataaaataagttgATGGATATCAAATGTGTACAGGTATACATAAAAAACTAATCAAGATCCATCTTCTTTCTCCTAGATAAGGCAAACAgtttattttgtagaaaagcCCAATATGCCAATTAAATgccaaaaatgaaatttgccacttctaataatttaagaaaaagcATTTTGTGACATTATGTTCGAACCactttatataaacattaagTCTAATAACTAGACAAgattatagttttattttaaatgaaggTGGAAAAAAACcacaatagaaaattttgtatagtTCAACaagttttatctttttatgatACAACTATGCCTACAAATGTATCCATACATACAACTGCactttttgttaataaaatcccatcttcattatttatatttcaatattataagtgttaatttaattgtagGTTGCTACTACATATAAACACctcttaaaatataatgttctatacttgttatatttctattgtatATTCCTAATTAcgacatattataattgaatacaaattgcaattattctttttctattttaatctcTTATATCATGAAATgttagtaatatatattatgtctaTGTAGATACTTATAAATTCTAATAGTTAATCAAATAGATCAATACCAAGATTATGTAATTAAGCATACATCCGACCAAGCTAATTAAGAATgctaaataaaatgaaaaaatttaaagattattatgttatttagaTGCATCATATAGTAGTAAACATCCtaattattaactattaacatattgattaatatataaatcgaCAATgattcataattatattttttaaaagactaCATGGGCTACTATTAATTTGCATTCATCTATTATGAAAATCACCTGTGCTCTACAAGCATAtctttatctatatatacaatataggCTATGTAACctaaaatacaaaagtatatgatatatgcataaaaacattatatactTAAGACACTGAAAAAAGTATTAACACTATAGCAGTCAATATTGTAACAGTCAAATTAAGCATGATAATTAAACAtctaatgataatttaataacttagAAACCCATATTGATACTTTCATTTATGTATGATCTCCATAAATTCATGTTGGCTTTGAGTCATAAATTATTGAGCTTACCTTAATAAGTTtcttagaatataaaaagaagcgATATGTGATAAAAAAGACGATCATCATTTCTCCTTTTCACATAtaattaacgtaattttactatattacAACACACTAAATAATCAATACTTAAAAAAACGTTtcgtatatttcaaatattaaaataaaaatgtgatgtacatatgtacaaaaGGTAAACACAAATTCATTAATTgtatttgattatatttcactaaattatttaaaactataGATTTATCAAAATGAACAAAGAATATCTTACTCTTTTTAGATTTTGATGACTTCTTTTTACCAAGATACCATTTgttcttataaaaattgttcggtTTTCTATTAGtcataattacaaatatctaataaatctccattaaaattactataaagTTTTAGCTACAGAATATATTCTATTCCAATCCCTACATTTCATTCATACATTATAGATCCATATATAATTTGTcacttttgaaatttactaacatata
This sequence is a window from Bombus pyrosoma isolate SC7728 linkage group LG10, ASM1482585v1, whole genome shotgun sequence. Protein-coding genes within it:
- the LOC122571334 gene encoding vegetative cell wall protein gp1-like translates to MPCDGKNPNCDRRRELLAQLKCLISSMERKKACEWDEPPCPPPVICSSPCAPISDCIPVKQCKSFDFRAGIIYRCECIKRNGLQDRCMVWDCMGRPECMTKLYPVCMPGRNALLKLTELGDMEVALRKFYCADQAREAALAAYCRLVCCNGTEKSCCTNVKAICSSNTKCKPVCIELPPCQPCQPCQPCQPCQPCQPCQPCQPCQPCSITPCVPPCTSFNICVPCSPPCPPPCPPPCPPPCPPPCXPPCPPPCPLPCPPLCPPPCPPLCPPPCPPLCPPPCPPPCLPPCPPPCPPPCPPPCPSSCSPCCPPQCPPCPSLCPPCSPCLPCPPCQPCPLPCSPRVSLCLPSCPPPCPPPCPPPCPPCCSSPCPPMCLSMCPSPCLPLCPLPC
- the LOC122571331 gene encoding DNA helicase MCM8-like, translated to MTNRKPNNFYKNKWYLGKKKSSKSKKNYNDNQNDEKKYQRLDPIETYNLLNVDNTYVDFNIPYYGWKLFFSDEVYKNDSDTVKKIQIAERFINRHQRLSTLLSLENLENGIIFIIDICELYNDKIFMDEWSDFKKDIYENPLHILNSFKLAVHQQILNTVPRENLSSANIISTLSTVRIKILNYQPIMCLQDLKANSYGRLVSIRGCVIRVGHIKHLAQWIMFACRKCNLQKIVKQPLGVYTVPRICNTCGISKFRVILDSSLVKSISFQTIKIQEISNNDQNSKGSMPRMIDIELMDDLVNTCMPGDDITLTGIIKGNNNAKSRNKISFSLYMEAITIINNKQRLQDKNIINNEMSIKDYLAIKEVYNTPNIFPLLVHSLCPSIYGHEIVKAGLMLSLFGGNVENSESRENIHVLVVGDPGLGKSQMLQACERISVKGVYVCGNSSTSSGLTITLTKENKNNKFNLEPGALVLTDRGCCCIDEFDKMHKQHSVLLEAMEQQSVSIAKSGIICSLPARASILAAANPIGGRFNRTKTVLQNLKMSVPLLSRFDLIFSLLDEPNKHIDDLLCNHVMSIHGDFNTTNSVQSSTSQHINISHTTKLSLRDRLKVPIAENTNIIPQSILRKYIAYARQYVKPKLTKEAANILQNYYLELRDQNNKVGGLSVCNRQLEAMIRLTEARAKLELRTEAIETDALDVIEILQHTFDDKITNCQSLSTKNITNRKIKEFIKILRKEAVSNNSKIFSMKRLREIVSDKKILMSDFSEFIGKLNENGILLKMDSNTFKFISLD
- the LOC122571701 gene encoding uncharacterized protein LOC122571701 — protein: MQTTATLEPATSKCILRKYPVKQECHKEKTPLMLPIFLMIPFEEKSSEAPKTLHKQTKMGVSDIQTSELSRLKFPEMRNGILSTRCHCVHRDGLQDSCPLSQCQKEPECLDKPWPSCLPAKYLQSRHPEQYPPSKN